The proteins below come from a single Streptomyces sp. MRC013 genomic window:
- a CDS encoding DUF6461 domain-containing protein, with amino-acid sequence MTLVTARDYAWIRSSRMLGDALRGGYGLALVRGTTPTDVLRLMETEPKGTGEGLDALVEEHPEHRDATDYRDDSFIAGTFTVPGTDGEWTLVFDFNGGRGDVTVHAVPVAGRASRVAFHQRGRADRPLRLV; translated from the coding sequence ATGACTTTGGTGACTGCGCGGGATTACGCCTGGATCCGCTCCTCCCGGATGCTCGGCGACGCACTGAGGGGCGGATACGGCCTGGCCCTCGTCCGCGGCACCACCCCCACCGACGTACTGCGTCTGATGGAGACCGAGCCGAAGGGCACGGGTGAGGGACTGGACGCTCTGGTCGAGGAGCATCCGGAGCATCGCGATGCGACGGATTACCGGGACGACTCCTTCATCGCGGGAACCTTCACCGTGCCGGGCACAGACGGCGAGTGGACGCTCGTCTTCGACTTCAACGGGGGGCGTGGGGATGTCACGGTTCATGCCGTCCCTGTCGCAGGACGGGCGAGCCGTGTCGCATTCCACCAACGGGGGCGCGCCGATCGACCTCTTCGACTGGTTTGA
- a CDS encoding DUF6461 domain-containing protein: MSHSTNGGAPIDLFDWFEDGELRTGFERPTNRYGSTPDELVPMMREIGFDLTEDEDDTGPDTDTKAAVLALTERLTGVRLTEELLRNAQYHFGHVPEAPAAEWTKMVIDVTGADGERFYKEVTREEVEAASSARSSSCPRWRRGHTGPFRPGRA; this comes from the coding sequence GTGTCGCATTCCACCAACGGGGGCGCGCCGATCGACCTCTTCGACTGGTTTGAGGACGGTGAGCTGCGGACCGGCTTCGAACGGCCCACGAACAGGTATGGCAGCACCCCGGACGAGCTGGTCCCGATGATGCGTGAGATCGGCTTCGACCTGACCGAGGACGAGGACGACACAGGCCCGGACACCGATACCAAGGCGGCGGTACTTGCCCTCACCGAGCGTCTGACGGGCGTACGACTCACAGAGGAACTTCTCAGGAATGCCCAGTACCACTTCGGGCACGTTCCTGAGGCGCCCGCCGCGGAGTGGACGAAGATGGTCATCGACGTCACCGGCGCGGACGGGGAACGGTTCTACAAAGAGGTCACCCGTGAGGAGGTGGAAGCCGCCTCGTCGGCACGGTCCTCCTCCTGCCCCCGGTGGCGCCGTGGACACACCGGGCCTTTTCGACCCGGCCGTGCGTAG
- a CDS encoding aminotransferase class I/II-fold pyridoxal phosphate-dependent enzyme has product MKITSHAVARMVGAWQEGPGPAHRRLSDRLRLLVLDWRLPLGSTLPGERDLAAALGTGRTTVGTAYRTLVEHGCLATRERARATVRLPGDTPPERRAGTDPSTIDLSFAAPPAPAEILHAAFAAALEHLPRHFERHGYDRNGTTELREAVADWYRRRGLPTPPDHSLITNGAQHALALLARTLLSPRDKVLIDHPTHPHAIRAFTEARARLLPVAVTPSDRAVPPGGAAPPAGPPLRPAAGWASPFGPTADR; this is encoded by the coding sequence GTGAAGATCACTTCGCACGCGGTGGCGCGCATGGTCGGGGCCTGGCAGGAGGGGCCCGGACCGGCGCACCGGAGGCTCTCCGACAGGCTGCGGCTGCTGGTCCTGGACTGGCGGCTCCCCCTCGGCTCGACCCTGCCGGGCGAGCGTGACCTGGCCGCCGCGCTCGGCACCGGCAGGACCACCGTCGGCACCGCGTACCGCACCCTGGTCGAGCACGGGTGCCTCGCCACGCGCGAGCGTGCCCGGGCGACCGTGCGGCTCCCCGGCGACACGCCGCCCGAGCGCCGGGCGGGTACGGATCCGTCGACCATCGACTTGTCCTTCGCCGCGCCACCCGCGCCCGCCGAGATCCTCCACGCCGCGTTCGCGGCCGCTCTCGAACACCTGCCACGCCACTTCGAGCGGCACGGCTACGACCGGAACGGCACCACCGAGCTGCGGGAGGCGGTCGCCGACTGGTACCGGCGGCGCGGACTGCCCACGCCACCCGACCACAGCCTGATCACCAACGGCGCACAGCACGCCCTCGCCCTCCTGGCGCGGACGCTCCTGTCCCCGCGCGACAAGGTCCTGATCGACCACCCGACCCACCCGCACGCGATCCGTGCGTTCACCGAGGCGCGGGCCCGCCTCCTGCCCGTCGCCGTGACGCCCTCGGACCGGGCCGTCCCTCCCGGCGGGGCGGCCCCGCCGGCGGGTCCCCCCCTCCGGCCAGCGGCCGGGTGGGCGAGCCCTTTCGGCCCGACCGCCGACCGGTGA
- a CDS encoding rhomboid family intramembrane serine protease codes for MVIPVHDVNPARRIPWVTYALIAANFVVFLRTPGMAGSLAGEGGLAQACRLEAFLGQWAAVPRELVHGRLPELVPTGQAAVGPSGPGCLLGPPGYDKSPPLSVLTAMFLHGGWLHLLGNMLFLWVFGDNVEDRLGRVRYLLFYGLCGYAATYGFALVDAGSGTPMIGASGAVAGVLGAYLVLYPRARVWALVPFLILLPLRLPAWTVLGLWFVLQAVYSYGAGVSHTGTVAYLAHVVGFVVGMACAVPLRRNTPPPPEPPRPPWGRRARPGPARPGRPRPGR; via the coding sequence GTGGTCATTCCCGTTCACGACGTGAACCCGGCGCGGCGGATCCCCTGGGTGACGTACGCGTTGATCGCCGCCAACTTCGTCGTCTTCCTGCGGACCCCGGGGATGGCGGGCTCGCTGGCGGGCGAGGGCGGTCTGGCCCAGGCGTGCCGGCTGGAGGCGTTCCTCGGGCAGTGGGCGGCCGTACCGCGCGAACTGGTCCACGGCCGGCTGCCGGAGCTGGTGCCCACGGGCCAGGCCGCGGTGGGCCCCTCCGGCCCGGGCTGCCTCCTGGGGCCGCCCGGTTACGACAAGTCGCCGCCGCTGTCCGTCCTGACGGCGATGTTCCTGCACGGCGGCTGGCTGCACCTGCTCGGCAACATGCTGTTCCTCTGGGTGTTCGGCGACAACGTCGAGGACCGCCTCGGCAGGGTGCGGTACCTGCTGTTCTACGGACTCTGCGGCTATGCCGCCACCTACGGCTTCGCCCTGGTCGACGCGGGCTCGGGCACGCCGATGATCGGCGCCTCGGGCGCCGTCGCCGGAGTCCTGGGCGCCTACCTGGTGCTGTACCCCCGGGCCAGGGTGTGGGCCCTCGTGCCGTTCCTGATCCTCCTGCCGCTGCGCCTGCCCGCCTGGACGGTGCTCGGACTGTGGTTCGTCCTCCAGGCCGTGTACTCGTACGGGGCGGGCGTCTCGCATACCGGGACCGTGGCGTACCTGGCGCACGTCGTCGGCTTCGTGGTGGGGATGGCGTGCGCCGTGCCGCTGCGCCGGAACACCCCGCCGCCACCCGAGCCGCCGCGACCGCCGTGGGGGAGACGGGCGCGCCCCGGCCCCGCCAGGCCGGGACGCCCGCGTCCGGGCCGGTGA
- a CDS encoding gluconokinase: MPDHAPPLVVVAGVSGSGKSTVGRALAQRLGVPYGEGDDLHPRGNIEKMRAGVPLDDEDRAPWLDRVAGWLHDRLDSGGVIACSALKRSYRDRLASVAPRVFFVHLHGPAELIAARLTARRGHFMPPGLLRSQYDALEPPAPDEHGAVVSVEGTPEETTALALAAVRAAS; this comes from the coding sequence ATGCCGGATCACGCTCCTCCACTGGTCGTCGTCGCGGGGGTCTCGGGCTCCGGCAAGTCCACGGTCGGCCGGGCCCTGGCACAGCGCCTGGGCGTTCCGTACGGGGAGGGGGACGACCTCCACCCCCGGGGGAACATCGAGAAGATGCGGGCCGGCGTGCCCCTGGACGACGAGGACAGGGCGCCCTGGCTGGACCGGGTCGCCGGGTGGCTGCACGACCGCCTCGACAGCGGCGGCGTCATCGCCTGCTCCGCCCTCAAGCGGAGCTACCGGGACAGGCTCGCCTCCGTGGCCCCGCGCGTGTTCTTCGTCCACCTGCACGGTCCGGCCGAGCTGATCGCCGCCCGCCTCACCGCCCGGCGCGGCCACTTCATGCCCCCAGGCCTGCTGCGCTCGCAGTACGACGCCCTGGAACCGCCGGCTCCCGACGAGCACGGCGCCGTGGTGTCCGTGGAGGGCACGCCCGAGGAGACCACGGCGCTGGCGCTCGCCGCGGTGAGGGCCGCCTCGTGA
- a CDS encoding DUF1622 domain-containing protein, which yields MSMELLPESTLREVIGLLVRLVESAGALIIFIGAVWAFVQFVRAGVRRPDRVAGFNRIRLGLGRFLVLGLEFQLAGDVLRTAVAPSFTEIGQLAAIAAIRTALNYFLGREIAQERTEITDDGGPLERSVPGTSS from the coding sequence ATGTCGATGGAGCTCCTGCCCGAGTCGACCCTGCGCGAGGTCATCGGCCTGCTGGTGCGGCTCGTCGAGTCGGCCGGGGCGCTGATCATCTTCATCGGTGCGGTCTGGGCGTTCGTGCAGTTCGTCAGGGCCGGTGTGCGCAGGCCCGACCGGGTGGCCGGGTTCAACCGGATCCGGCTCGGCCTCGGGCGCTTCCTCGTACTGGGCCTGGAATTCCAGTTGGCGGGGGACGTGCTGCGCACGGCGGTCGCGCCGAGCTTCACCGAGATCGGGCAGTTGGCGGCGATCGCGGCCATCCGTACCGCGCTCAACTACTTCCTCGGGCGCGAGATCGCGCAGGAGCGGACGGAGATCACCGACGACGGCGGGCCGCTGGAGCGGTCCGTCCCGGGGACTTCGTCGTGA
- a CDS encoding glucose 1-dehydrogenase, with protein sequence MRALTLRPGPAASMEVRDLPPPDPGPGELLVRGLALGVCGTDREIAGGRYGAAPAGRDWMVLGHESLGRVEQAPPGSGFSPGDLVVGVVRRPDPVPCGACARGYFDMCRNGRYRERGIKELDGYGAEHWTVECDYAVALDPGLEGVGVLLEPTSIVVKAWQQVDLVGGRSWFEPRRVLVTGAGPVGLLAALVGVERGLEVHVLDRVGRGPKPGLVRSLGAAYHSAGPREVMDGVRPDVVIEATGAAQVVFAALSGTAPYGVLCLTGVSPAGRRVTVDAGAVNRDLVLENDAVVGSVNANLDHYRQAASLLARADRSWLGGLITRRVPLDRFREAFTAHDDDVKVVIDLSRP encoded by the coding sequence ATGCGCGCACTGACCCTCCGCCCCGGCCCCGCGGCCTCGATGGAGGTCCGCGATCTCCCCCCGCCCGACCCCGGCCCCGGGGAGCTGCTGGTACGGGGGCTGGCGCTGGGGGTCTGCGGCACCGACCGGGAGATCGCCGGCGGGCGCTACGGCGCCGCGCCCGCCGGGCGGGACTGGATGGTGCTCGGCCACGAGTCGCTGGGGCGGGTCGAGCAGGCGCCGCCCGGGAGCGGCTTCTCCCCCGGCGACCTGGTGGTCGGCGTGGTCCGCCGCCCGGACCCCGTCCCGTGCGGGGCGTGTGCCCGCGGGTACTTCGACATGTGCCGCAACGGCCGCTACCGGGAGCGGGGTATCAAGGAGCTCGACGGCTACGGCGCGGAGCACTGGACCGTGGAGTGCGACTACGCCGTCGCCCTGGACCCCGGTCTGGAGGGTGTGGGGGTCCTCCTGGAGCCGACGTCCATCGTGGTCAAGGCGTGGCAGCAGGTCGACCTGGTGGGAGGCCGCTCCTGGTTCGAACCGCGGCGCGTCCTCGTGACCGGGGCCGGTCCCGTCGGTCTGCTCGCCGCGCTGGTCGGCGTGGAGCGGGGCCTGGAGGTGCACGTGCTGGACCGGGTCGGGCGGGGCCCGAAGCCGGGGCTCGTGCGGTCCCTCGGCGCGGCGTACCACAGCGCCGGGCCCCGGGAGGTGATGGACGGGGTGCGGCCCGACGTCGTCATCGAGGCGACCGGTGCCGCACAGGTCGTGTTCGCGGCCCTGTCCGGCACCGCGCCGTACGGCGTCCTGTGCCTGACCGGGGTTTCCCCCGCCGGTCGGCGGGTCACGGTGGACGCGGGGGCGGTCAACCGCGATCTGGTCCTGGAGAACGACGCGGTGGTCGGCTCGGTGAACGCCAACCTCGACCACTACCGGCAGGCCGCCTCGCTACTGGCCCGGGCCGACCGGTCGTGGCTGGGCGGCCTGATCACCCGGCGGGTGCCGCTGGACCGCTTCCGCGAGGCGTTCACCGCGCACGACGACGACGTCAAGGTCGTGATCGACCTCTCCCGCCCCTGA
- a CDS encoding thiamine pyrophosphate-requiring protein: MASVADYVLERLRGWGVERVYGYPGDGINGLLGAFGRAGDGPEFIQARHEEAAAFMACGHAKFTDEVGCCVATSGPGAIHLLNGLYDAKLDRRPVVAIVGQQRRTSLGSSYQQEIPLEQVFADVSEYCQVVMHPGQARHVVDRAFKTALTTRSVATVIIPADVQEEEAQPSPPKEHGSVYSSIGWSRPRVLPDEAELRRAADVLNEGARVAMVVGQGAAHAEAELAETAELLGAGVAKALLGREVLPDDLPFVTGPIGLLGSRASDEMIRGCDTLFMVGTSFPYAEWLPDEGQARGVEIDIDGRMIGMRYPMEAHLVGDARETLRALIPLLHRKEDRSWRGRIEKDVEEWYRVLDRRAHQSFDGKVNPQSVAAELSPRLPDRCILTADSGSATNWWARHLKLRKGMHASLSGTLATMGPATPYAIAARFAHPDRPVIAFIGDGAFQMNGMNEMITVKRYWDRLAGGPPLVFCVFNNQDLNQVTWEQRALAGDPKFPGSQDIPDVPYARYAELLGLGGVHCDDPERVGAAWDEALRSDRPVVLEFKVDADVAPIPPHVTAEQGAKTAKAALRDPDGVGVVTRGVRQKLAGLADHLTGGRGSA; the protein is encoded by the coding sequence ATGGCTTCGGTGGCCGACTACGTACTGGAACGGCTGCGCGGATGGGGCGTCGAACGCGTCTACGGGTACCCCGGCGACGGGATCAACGGCCTGCTCGGCGCCTTCGGCCGGGCCGGGGACGGGCCGGAGTTCATCCAGGCGCGGCACGAGGAGGCCGCCGCGTTCATGGCGTGCGGGCACGCCAAGTTCACCGACGAGGTCGGCTGTTGCGTCGCCACGTCCGGACCGGGCGCGATCCACCTGCTCAACGGCCTGTACGACGCCAAACTGGACCGCCGGCCCGTCGTCGCGATCGTCGGCCAACAGCGCAGGACCAGTCTCGGTTCCTCCTACCAGCAGGAGATCCCCCTCGAACAGGTCTTCGCCGACGTGTCCGAGTACTGCCAGGTGGTCATGCACCCCGGCCAGGCGCGGCACGTCGTGGACCGGGCGTTCAAGACCGCGCTCACCACCCGCTCCGTCGCCACGGTCATCATCCCGGCGGACGTCCAGGAGGAGGAGGCACAGCCCTCACCGCCCAAGGAACACGGCTCCGTCTACTCCAGCATCGGCTGGAGCCGCCCGCGCGTGCTGCCCGACGAGGCCGAGCTCCGCAGGGCCGCGGACGTCCTCAACGAGGGCGCCAGGGTCGCCATGGTCGTCGGCCAGGGCGCCGCGCACGCCGAGGCCGAGCTCGCGGAGACCGCCGAACTCCTCGGCGCCGGCGTCGCCAAGGCGCTCCTCGGCCGCGAGGTCCTCCCCGACGACCTGCCGTTCGTCACCGGACCGATCGGCCTGCTCGGCAGCAGGGCCAGCGACGAGATGATCCGCGGCTGCGACACCCTGTTCATGGTCGGCACGTCCTTCCCGTACGCCGAGTGGCTCCCCGACGAGGGGCAGGCCCGCGGCGTCGAGATCGACATCGACGGCCGCATGATCGGCATGCGCTACCCGATGGAGGCCCACCTCGTCGGCGACGCCCGGGAGACGCTCAGGGCGCTGATCCCGCTGCTGCACCGCAAGGAGGACCGCTCCTGGCGCGGGAGGATCGAGAAGGACGTCGAGGAGTGGTACCGCGTCCTCGACCGGCGCGCCCACCAGAGCTTCGACGGCAAGGTCAACCCCCAGAGCGTCGCCGCCGAGCTGTCGCCGCGCCTTCCCGACCGCTGCATCCTCACTGCGGACTCCGGATCGGCCACCAACTGGTGGGCCCGCCACCTGAAGCTCCGGAAGGGCATGCACGCCTCGCTGTCCGGCACGCTCGCGACGATGGGCCCCGCCACCCCGTACGCCATCGCCGCCCGCTTCGCCCATCCGGACCGGCCGGTGATCGCCTTCATCGGGGACGGGGCGTTCCAGATGAACGGCATGAACGAGATGATCACCGTGAAGAGGTACTGGGACCGGCTCGCGGGCGGCCCACCGCTGGTCTTCTGCGTCTTCAACAACCAGGACCTCAACCAGGTCACCTGGGAGCAGCGCGCCCTCGCCGGCGACCCCAAGTTCCCCGGCTCCCAGGACATCCCGGACGTGCCGTACGCGCGGTACGCCGAACTCCTCGGGCTCGGGGGCGTCCACTGCGACGACCCGGAGAGGGTCGGCGCGGCCTGGGACGAGGCCCTGCGCAGCGACCGGCCGGTCGTCCTGGAGTTCAAGGTCGACGCGGACGTCGCCCCCATCCCGCCGCACGTCACGGCGGAGCAGGGGGCGAAGACCGCGAAGGCCGCCCTCCGGGACCCCGACGGGGTGGGCGTCGTCACCCGCGGCGTCCGGCAGAAGCTCGCCGGCCTCGCCGACCACCTGACCGGCGGCCGCGGCTCCGCCTGA
- a CDS encoding ABC transporter ATP-binding protein encodes MSLSLTDVTLTYPDGDSRLTALDRVTLEVPEGSLTAVVGPSGSGKSSLLAVAATLITPDAGTVTVAGTDTTGMSRGELAELRRRRIGIVFQQPNLLPSLTAAEQLQVMARIDGRKPRAARGRAMELLDAVGLADQADRRPHRLSGGQRQRINIARALMNDPTVLLVDEPTSALDRERGAAVIELITRLTHQRATATVLVTHDRTHLTAADRIAEVRDGRLRLASRTAR; translated from the coding sequence ATGAGCCTGAGCCTGACCGACGTCACCCTCACCTACCCCGACGGCGACTCCCGCCTGACCGCCCTCGACCGCGTCACCCTGGAAGTGCCCGAGGGCAGCCTGACCGCCGTCGTCGGCCCCTCCGGCTCCGGCAAGTCCAGCCTCCTCGCGGTCGCCGCCACCCTCATCACCCCCGACGCCGGCACCGTCACCGTCGCCGGCACCGACACCACCGGCATGTCCCGCGGCGAACTCGCCGAGCTGCGCCGCCGCCGGATCGGCATCGTCTTCCAGCAGCCCAACCTGCTGCCCTCCCTCACCGCCGCCGAACAGCTCCAGGTCATGGCGCGGATCGACGGCCGCAAGCCGCGTGCCGCCCGGGGCCGGGCGATGGAGCTGCTCGACGCCGTCGGCCTCGCCGACCAGGCCGACCGGCGGCCCCACCGGCTCTCCGGCGGCCAGCGCCAGCGGATCAACATCGCCCGCGCCCTGATGAACGACCCCACCGTCCTGCTGGTCGACGAACCCACCAGCGCCCTCGACCGCGAACGCGGCGCCGCCGTCATCGAGCTGATCACCCGTCTCACCCACCAGCGGGCCACCGCGACCGTCCTGGTCACCCACGACCGCACCCACCTCACCGCGGCCGACCGGATCGCCGAGGTCCGCGACGGGCGCCTGCGCCTCGCCTCCCGCACCGCCCGGTAG
- a CDS encoding ABC transporter permease → MFVAWRDLKFAKGRFALMGTAIVLITLLVGLLSGLTAGLGRQNTSAITSLPADAIAFDAPGAGEEPSYANSTVEEGQWRRWARTPGVDGAEPLGITTTRASAGAGSAGVSAFGVRPGSVLAPLGDRIDGRAAVLSTAAAADLGVETGDALTLAGQEVTVAAVSGDAFFSHTPVVWTSLDLWRRIAPPTGGADAPTATVIVLDTAPGADLGAADRAAGTRTVSTDESLSAIGSYASENGSLQLMRGFLFAISALVIGAFFTVWTIQRSGDVAVLKALGASTAGLLEDALGQAAVLLAGGTLVGTGLAAGVGALLAGSAVPFLLTPATVLPPAAVMIALGLLGAALSVRRITSVDPLTALGSAR, encoded by the coding sequence GTGTTCGTCGCCTGGAGAGACCTGAAGTTCGCCAAGGGGCGCTTCGCCCTGATGGGCACCGCCATCGTGCTGATCACCCTGCTGGTCGGGCTGCTGTCCGGACTGACCGCCGGCCTGGGCCGGCAGAACACCTCCGCGATCACCTCCCTGCCCGCCGACGCGATCGCCTTCGACGCCCCCGGCGCCGGGGAGGAACCGTCGTACGCGAACTCCACCGTCGAGGAGGGGCAGTGGCGGCGGTGGGCCAGGACGCCCGGGGTGGACGGCGCCGAGCCGCTGGGCATCACCACCACCAGGGCGAGCGCCGGGGCCGGGAGCGCCGGCGTCTCGGCCTTCGGCGTCCGGCCCGGCTCCGTGCTCGCCCCCCTGGGCGACAGGATCGACGGCCGTGCGGCGGTCCTGTCCACCGCCGCCGCCGCCGACCTCGGAGTGGAGACGGGCGACGCCCTCACCCTCGCCGGACAGGAGGTGACCGTCGCCGCCGTGAGCGGTGACGCCTTCTTCAGCCACACCCCGGTCGTCTGGACCAGCCTGGACCTGTGGCGGAGGATCGCGCCCCCCACGGGCGGGGCCGACGCGCCGACCGCCACCGTCATCGTCCTGGACACCGCCCCCGGCGCCGACCTCGGGGCGGCCGACCGGGCCGCGGGCACCAGGACGGTCTCCACGGACGAATCGCTGTCCGCGATCGGCTCCTACGCCTCCGAGAACGGCTCGCTGCAGCTGATGCGCGGCTTCCTCTTCGCGATCTCCGCGCTCGTCATCGGCGCTTTCTTCACCGTGTGGACCATCCAGCGCAGCGGCGACGTCGCCGTCCTCAAGGCGCTGGGCGCCTCCACCGCCGGCCTCCTCGAGGACGCCCTCGGCCAGGCGGCCGTCCTGCTGGCCGGCGGCACCCTGGTCGGCACCGGCCTCGCCGCCGGCGTCGGCGCCCTCCTCGCGGGCTCGGCCGTACCGTTCCTCCTCACCCCCGCCACCGTCCTCCCCCCGGCCGCCGTGATGATCGCGCTCGGTCTGCTCGGCGCCGCCCTGTCCGTCCGCCGCATCACCTCCGTCGACCCGCTGACCGCCCTGGGGAGCGCCCGATGA